Proteins from one Corynebacterium epidermidicanis genomic window:
- a CDS encoding SPFH domain-containing protein: MIELAVLLIFLVLILLLVVKSIALIPQGEAAVIERLGKYTRTVSGGITILVPFIDRVRAKVDTRERVVSFPPQAVITQDNLTVAIDTVVTFQINDPARAIYGVDNYIVGVEQISTATLRDVVGGMTLEETLTSREVINRRLRGELDAATTKWGLRISRVELKAIDPPPSIQQSMEKQMKADREKRATILAAEGQREADIKTAEGEKQAKILAAEGEKHAAILAAEAERQAMILRAEGERAAKYLKAQGEARSIQKVNAAIKSAQLTPEVLAYQYLEKLPKMAEGSANKMWLVPSQFGDSLEQFARSMANKDEDGVFRYEPATVTEETKEMAAQENVDEWFNTESDPEIAAAVAAANAVANKPVEEDPGAALAAKTAAARDNSSDIPSLESPHASVPAQFPVPQFDQAPPTEPQQ; the protein is encoded by the coding sequence ATGATAGAGCTAGCGGTACTGCTGATATTTTTAGTGCTCATTCTGCTGCTCGTTGTCAAGTCAATTGCCTTGATTCCACAAGGTGAGGCAGCTGTCATCGAGCGTCTCGGTAAATACACCCGCACGGTGTCGGGTGGCATTACCATCCTGGTTCCGTTTATCGACCGCGTGCGCGCGAAGGTCGATACCCGTGAGCGAGTGGTTTCCTTCCCGCCGCAGGCAGTGATTACCCAGGATAACCTCACCGTCGCGATCGACACGGTAGTAACTTTCCAAATCAACGACCCGGCTCGCGCCATCTACGGCGTGGACAACTACATCGTGGGTGTCGAGCAGATTTCCACCGCTACGCTGCGTGACGTCGTCGGTGGCATGACACTCGAAGAAACGCTTACCTCCCGTGAAGTTATCAACCGACGCCTGCGGGGCGAGCTGGATGCCGCCACCACCAAATGGGGCCTGCGCATTTCCCGCGTGGAGCTAAAGGCCATCGATCCACCACCATCGATTCAGCAGTCGATGGAAAAGCAAATGAAGGCCGACCGCGAAAAGCGCGCCACCATTCTCGCAGCTGAAGGTCAGCGCGAAGCTGACATCAAGACCGCCGAAGGTGAAAAGCAAGCGAAGATTCTGGCTGCCGAGGGTGAAAAGCACGCTGCTATCTTGGCCGCAGAGGCCGAGCGTCAGGCAATGATTTTGCGCGCTGAGGGTGAACGTGCCGCTAAGTACCTCAAGGCCCAAGGTGAAGCCCGCTCGATTCAGAAGGTTAATGCCGCTATCAAGTCTGCACAGCTCACGCCTGAGGTGCTGGCTTACCAATACCTAGAGAAGTTGCCAAAGATGGCCGAAGGTAGTGCAAACAAGATGTGGCTCGTCCCAAGCCAATTTGGGGACTCCCTCGAGCAGTTCGCTCGTTCGATGGCCAACAAGGACGAAGACGGTGTGTTCCGTTATGAGCCAGCCACAGTCACCGAGGAGACTAAGGAAATGGCCGCTCAGGAGAACGTCGACGAGTGGTTCAACACCGAATCAGACCCAGAAATTGCAGCTGCGGTCGCCGCAGCCAACGCGGTAGCTAATAAACCGGTGGAAGAAGATCCCGGGGCTGCGCTAGCAGCGAAGACCGCTGCCGCGCGAGATAATTCGTCCGACATTCCGTCGCTGGAAAGCCCGCACGCATCAGTGCCTGCACAATTCCCCGTGCCCCAGTTCGACCAAGCCCCGCCGACTGAACCTCAGCAGTAG
- the scpA gene encoding methylmalonyl-CoA mutase: protein MTTIPNFAHTPRTSAKAPATQPPAASSADQVWETPEGIEVKRVYTRADRDAAAAAGHPLDSFPGIAPFMRGPYPTMYTNQPWTIRQYAGFSTAAESNAFYRRNLAAGQKGLSVAFDLATHRGYDSDNERVIGDVGMAGVAIDSILDMRQLFEGIDLGNVSVSMTMNGAVLPILALYIVAAEEQGVAPEQLAGTIQNDILKEFMVRNTYIYPPKPSMRIISNIFEYTSLKMPRFNSISISGYHIQEAGATADLELAYTLADGIEYIRAGKDVGLDVDKFAPRLSFFWGISMNTLMEIAKLRAGRLLWSELVAKFDPKNPKSQSLRTHSQTSGWSLTAQDVYNNVARTAIEAMAATQGHTQSLHTNALDEALALPTDFSARIARNTQLLLQQESGTVRPVDPWAGSYYVEWLTNELANRARKHIEEVEAAGGMAQATIEGIPKLRIEESAARTQARIDSGRQALIGVNKYIVAEDEAIEVLKVENSKVRAEQLEKLDRLRAERDEAEVQRTLEALTAAAATEEREAGDLESNLLKLAVDAARAKATVGEISLALEKVFGRHEAEIKTLSGVYKDEVGKDGAVSNVEKAIALADAFEAEEGRRPRIFIAKMGQDGHDRGQKVVASAYADLGMDVDVGPLFQTPAEAARSAVDADVHVVGVSSLAAGHLTLVPALKEELAKLGREDIMIVVGGVIPPGDFQELYDMGAAAIYPPGTVIAESAIDMLTKLAANLGFELPA, encoded by the coding sequence ATGACTACCATCCCTAATTTTGCACACACCCCACGGACGTCTGCGAAAGCCCCAGCTACCCAGCCACCGGCAGCATCCTCCGCCGATCAGGTGTGGGAGACACCAGAAGGCATCGAAGTAAAACGCGTGTACACCCGCGCAGACCGCGACGCTGCCGCAGCCGCCGGGCATCCACTTGATTCCTTCCCAGGTATCGCACCGTTCATGCGCGGGCCGTACCCGACGATGTACACCAACCAGCCGTGGACGATTCGTCAGTACGCGGGCTTTTCGACGGCCGCCGAATCCAACGCGTTTTACCGTCGCAACCTCGCCGCAGGTCAGAAGGGCCTTTCGGTTGCCTTCGACTTGGCGACTCACCGCGGCTACGACTCCGATAACGAGCGAGTGATCGGTGACGTCGGTATGGCCGGTGTGGCCATCGACTCGATCCTGGATATGCGCCAGCTGTTCGAGGGCATCGACCTCGGCAACGTCTCCGTTTCCATGACGATGAACGGCGCCGTCCTGCCGATTCTTGCGCTTTACATCGTGGCCGCTGAGGAGCAAGGCGTAGCGCCGGAACAGCTCGCTGGAACCATTCAGAACGACATTCTGAAAGAGTTCATGGTCCGCAACACCTACATTTACCCGCCGAAGCCATCGATGCGCATTATCTCGAATATCTTCGAGTACACGTCGCTGAAGATGCCTCGCTTCAACTCGATTTCGATTTCTGGCTACCACATCCAGGAAGCTGGCGCGACGGCCGATCTCGAGCTCGCTTACACGCTTGCTGATGGTATCGAATACATTCGCGCTGGTAAGGACGTTGGCCTGGACGTCGACAAGTTCGCGCCTCGCCTGTCCTTCTTCTGGGGTATTTCCATGAACACCCTTATGGAGATCGCGAAGCTGCGCGCTGGTCGCCTGCTCTGGAGTGAGCTAGTGGCAAAGTTCGACCCGAAGAATCCGAAGTCTCAATCGTTGCGTACCCACTCCCAGACCTCCGGCTGGTCTCTTACTGCGCAGGACGTGTACAACAACGTCGCACGCACCGCGATTGAAGCGATGGCCGCAACGCAGGGGCATACTCAATCGCTGCACACCAACGCGCTGGATGAGGCGCTGGCGCTGCCTACCGACTTCTCTGCCCGCATTGCGCGCAACACCCAGTTGCTGCTGCAGCAGGAATCCGGCACGGTGCGCCCGGTCGACCCATGGGCTGGCTCTTACTACGTCGAGTGGCTCACCAACGAGCTGGCAAACCGCGCCCGCAAGCACATCGAAGAAGTCGAAGCTGCCGGTGGCATGGCACAGGCCACCATCGAAGGTATTCCTAAGCTGCGCATTGAGGAATCGGCCGCACGTACCCAGGCCCGCATCGACTCGGGTCGCCAAGCTCTCATCGGTGTCAACAAGTACATCGTGGCAGAGGATGAAGCCATTGAAGTGCTCAAGGTCGAAAACTCCAAGGTACGTGCTGAGCAGCTCGAAAAGCTGGATCGTCTGCGCGCCGAGCGCGACGAAGCTGAAGTTCAGCGCACTCTTGAGGCCCTGACCGCAGCTGCTGCTACCGAAGAACGTGAAGCTGGGGACCTTGAATCCAATCTGCTGAAGCTGGCTGTCGACGCAGCTCGCGCAAAGGCCACGGTTGGGGAGATTTCGCTAGCCTTGGAGAAGGTTTTTGGCCGCCACGAAGCGGAAATCAAGACGCTGTCGGGTGTGTACAAAGACGAAGTAGGAAAGGATGGCGCAGTGTCGAACGTCGAAAAGGCAATTGCGCTGGCCGATGCCTTTGAGGCAGAAGAAGGTCGCCGTCCACGTATCTTCATCGCGAAGATGGGCCAGGACGGCCATGACCGCGGTCAAAAGGTGGTGGCTTCCGCATATGCCGACCTCGGCATGGATGTGGACGTCGGACCGCTCTTCCAAACCCCGGCAGAAGCAGCTCGCAGTGCTGTCGATGCCGACGTCCACGTCGTGGGCGTGTCCTCCCTGGCGGCTGGTCACCTTACTTTGGTACCCGCGCTCAAGGAGGAATTGGCGAAGCTGGGCCGCGAGGACATCATGATTGTCGTCGGCGGCGTGATCCCTCCGGGTGATTTCCAGGAGCTCTACGATATGGGCGCTGCGGCGATTTACCCACCGGGCACAGTCATCGCGGAGTCGGCTATCGATATGCTGACCAAGCTTGCTGCCAACCTCGGCTTCGAGCTGCCTGCTTAG
- a CDS encoding TVP38/TMEM64 family protein produces MTRTKKFIALGVLVLIGVLVVALVDIESPAQLRQFFEKFGVWSWLAFFFAYVVLTQFPVPRTTFTVAAGVLFGPILGSALALSATTISAALSLTMLRALLADPQEVAQPHDSWLQQMASKQRDHPAFARINTRLEQRGGIAVFFLRMIAGIPFSVLNYACVLTPIPLRSFVVATFFGSAPSTIAGVVLGDALTGSHDTRMLWVFAVLLVVGLSGLFIDFLLPVKPKA; encoded by the coding sequence ATGACTCGAACAAAGAAGTTCATCGCCTTGGGCGTGCTCGTGCTCATTGGTGTATTGGTGGTGGCCTTAGTAGACATTGAATCCCCTGCGCAACTGCGTCAGTTCTTTGAAAAGTTCGGGGTTTGGTCGTGGCTCGCCTTCTTCTTCGCCTATGTTGTGCTCACGCAGTTCCCGGTTCCTCGGACAACCTTTACCGTGGCGGCTGGAGTGCTGTTTGGCCCAATTTTGGGAAGCGCGTTGGCGCTGAGTGCCACCACGATCTCGGCTGCGCTGTCGCTGACAATGTTGCGCGCATTGCTGGCTGATCCGCAAGAAGTAGCCCAACCACACGATTCCTGGCTGCAACAAATGGCCAGCAAACAGCGCGATCATCCCGCATTCGCCCGCATAAACACCCGCCTTGAGCAGCGCGGAGGCATCGCCGTATTCTTTCTCCGGATGATCGCCGGGATACCCTTCTCCGTGCTCAATTACGCCTGCGTGCTCACCCCCATCCCGTTGCGCTCGTTTGTCGTGGCAACCTTTTTCGGCTCTGCGCCTTCAACCATCGCCGGTGTGGTTTTAGGGGACGCCCTCACCGGTTCCCACGACACCCGCATGTTGTGGGTTTTCGCAGTCCTATTGGTTGTTGGTCTCTCCGGCCTTTTCATCGACTTTTTGCTGCCAGTCAAGCCTAAGGCGTAG
- the meaB gene encoding methylmalonyl Co-A mutase-associated GTPase MeaB: MDNGFLEHSLGSLTTTAGTDLGSATAVAPEVVQRARRRIDVDALYEAVINNDRTNLSRAITLLESTAPAHRVLAQELLVKLLPHSGGALRVGMTGVPGVGKSTTIEALGMKLLAEGHRVAVLAIDPSSTRTRGSILGDKTRMTKLSAEDNAFIRPSPSAGTLGGVAKATRESMVVFEAAGYDVLIVETVGVGQSEVAVSQMVDVFAFLALAGAGDQLQGIKKGVLEMAEIVAINKADGPNLKQAKRAARELAAAMRMVRSEHDLWHPPTLTMSAVDGTGIDEFWQYILEHHEVMKQSGAFDRRRREQQVGWMWSMVHETILQRLNTNKEVVSARTDVEHLLRDGKITPTLAAERILQAFDGLTESA; the protein is encoded by the coding sequence GTGGACAACGGATTTCTGGAGCACAGCCTCGGTTCGCTAACCACCACCGCCGGCACAGACCTCGGTAGTGCAACTGCGGTCGCCCCCGAGGTGGTGCAGCGGGCCCGCCGGCGCATTGACGTTGACGCCCTCTACGAGGCGGTCATCAACAATGATCGCACGAATCTCTCGCGGGCTATCACCTTGCTGGAATCGACCGCTCCGGCGCACCGGGTTCTGGCCCAAGAGCTTTTGGTTAAATTGCTGCCGCACTCCGGCGGTGCATTGCGCGTTGGCATGACTGGCGTGCCTGGGGTCGGGAAATCCACCACTATCGAAGCCCTCGGTATGAAGCTTCTCGCTGAAGGGCACCGGGTGGCCGTGCTGGCAATCGATCCTTCGTCCACCCGCACCCGTGGCTCCATCCTGGGGGATAAGACTCGCATGACCAAGCTTTCCGCGGAGGACAACGCGTTTATTCGGCCGTCGCCTTCCGCCGGAACGCTCGGCGGGGTGGCCAAGGCAACCCGCGAATCGATGGTGGTCTTCGAAGCTGCTGGCTACGACGTGCTGATCGTAGAAACCGTCGGCGTAGGACAATCTGAGGTTGCGGTCTCACAGATGGTCGATGTCTTCGCGTTTCTCGCGCTGGCGGGAGCGGGCGACCAACTGCAAGGAATCAAAAAAGGCGTGTTGGAAATGGCCGAGATCGTGGCGATCAACAAAGCTGACGGCCCGAACCTCAAGCAGGCAAAGCGCGCCGCACGCGAACTAGCAGCCGCGATGCGCATGGTGCGCAGCGAACACGACCTGTGGCATCCGCCGACACTTACGATGTCAGCAGTTGACGGAACTGGAATTGACGAATTCTGGCAGTACATCCTTGAGCACCACGAGGTCATGAAACAATCCGGCGCATTTGACCGCCGGCGACGCGAGCAGCAGGTGGGGTGGATGTGGTCGATGGTGCACGAAACAATCTTGCAGCGACTCAACACCAATAAAGAAGTTGTCTCCGCCCGTACCGACGTCGAGCATTTGCTTCGCGACGGCAAAATCACCCCAACTCTGGCTGCCGAAAGAATCCTCCAAGCGTTCGATGGACTCACCGAATCTGCCTAG
- a CDS encoding SDR family NAD(P)-dependent oxidoreductase, with protein sequence MTLDPQDLATCLRVLDEAGTLDPQSADSVTLQRAVAKLFKEVKRQRRQSAKQARRAADEAVLSATATANPARIDDETAGILVRPAGAAPVSLEKGAVATPHGWAGKLYRAQNCYVCKRPYTLVDSFHHQLCPECAADNRVRRNARVDLTGRRAVLTGGRAKIGMYIALKLLRDGADLTITTRFPRDAARRFAAVGDSADWLSRLHIVGIDLRDPAAVATFADEVAAAGPLDILINNAAQTVRRSPGSYSGLIDGEQAPLTGVENKVDLRAIGATSDLHPAALVSGSSPSAADALVSQAMLGGSASLARIADGTAVDAGGLIPDLVSHNSWVATVGEVDPVELLEVQLCNQTAPFILVNRLRPALEAAPARRKYVVNVSAMEGVFGRGYKGPGHPHTNMSKAALNMLTRTAAGELFEHGILMTAVDTGWITDERPHTAKARLAEEGFHAPLDLVDGAARVYDPIVQGENGVDLYGCFLKDYRPHAW encoded by the coding sequence ATGACGCTCGATCCACAAGATTTAGCCACCTGCCTGCGGGTCCTCGATGAAGCTGGCACACTCGATCCCCAATCTGCTGACTCGGTGACGCTACAGCGCGCCGTCGCCAAGCTGTTTAAGGAAGTGAAGCGACAGCGGCGACAGTCTGCGAAGCAAGCTCGTCGCGCAGCGGATGAGGCTGTGCTTTCGGCTACGGCCACTGCTAATCCGGCCCGCATCGACGACGAGACGGCCGGGATCCTGGTGCGTCCGGCCGGTGCGGCCCCGGTGTCTTTAGAGAAAGGTGCAGTTGCTACTCCACATGGATGGGCGGGCAAACTATACCGTGCGCAAAATTGCTATGTGTGCAAGCGGCCGTACACGCTAGTCGATTCCTTTCACCACCAGCTCTGTCCCGAGTGCGCTGCGGACAACCGGGTGCGTCGCAATGCTCGCGTAGATCTCACCGGACGGCGTGCGGTGTTGACCGGCGGACGGGCCAAGATCGGCATGTATATCGCCTTGAAGCTGCTTCGCGACGGCGCTGATCTTACCATCACCACGCGCTTCCCACGTGATGCTGCGCGTAGGTTTGCTGCTGTGGGCGATAGTGCGGATTGGTTGTCGCGGCTCCACATAGTGGGAATCGATCTCCGCGACCCAGCGGCGGTGGCAACGTTTGCTGACGAGGTAGCAGCCGCCGGCCCGCTAGACATTCTGATCAATAATGCTGCCCAGACTGTGAGGCGCTCCCCTGGGTCTTACTCCGGGCTCATCGATGGCGAGCAGGCCCCGCTGACGGGGGTGGAGAATAAGGTCGATCTACGCGCGATCGGTGCGACCTCGGATCTTCATCCGGCAGCGCTCGTGTCGGGTTCTTCCCCGTCGGCGGCCGATGCCCTGGTTAGCCAGGCGATGCTTGGCGGCTCAGCCTCGCTCGCACGTATCGCAGACGGCACCGCCGTTGACGCCGGGGGCCTCATCCCTGACTTGGTTTCGCATAACTCATGGGTCGCCACAGTTGGGGAGGTTGACCCTGTGGAGCTGTTGGAGGTGCAATTATGCAATCAAACTGCGCCATTCATTCTGGTGAACCGACTTCGGCCGGCTTTGGAAGCTGCACCTGCCCGACGCAAGTATGTTGTCAACGTCTCCGCCATGGAAGGAGTCTTTGGTCGCGGCTACAAAGGGCCGGGGCACCCACACACAAACATGTCGAAGGCGGCGCTGAATATGCTCACTCGGACTGCAGCCGGTGAGCTTTTTGAACACGGAATATTGATGACCGCCGTGGACACGGGATGGATCACCGATGAGCGCCCGCACACGGCAAAGGCACGGCTTGCTGAAGAGGGCTTCCACGCGCCGCTTGACCTCGTTGATGGCGCGGCCAGGGTCTACGATCCGATCGTGCAGGGTGAGAACGGTGTTGACCTGTACGGATGTTTCCTGAAGGATTACCGCCCACACGCCTGGTGA
- a CDS encoding methylmalonyl-CoA mutase family protein — protein sequence MTDRQSDAATTSLPAEFAANQQDWYRAVAKVFARVQKKDIADVPADVWTKLIRTTNDGIDVNPLYTRADEGAEVAAPGAFPFVRGGVAPSDGRIGWGVTESFDTADAAAANKEILAALNNGTSQIVLRAEADVDLKAVLNNVVLSAMPVRLAAGGATAAVADQLLQLTEGESGIQLELGAAPLTAQIDGSASASLAETIALAEAAAQRPGVRAVLVDAVSFANQGATDAEEIGFALAAGVEYLRELTTAGLSVEQALGQLSFRFATTDDQFGQIAKFRAARSLWARVAEELGFPEAGLAPQHALTAPEMFSQRDPWVNMLRVTVAAFAAGVGGASDVEVLPFDYAVAGGMPGVSRAFAKRIARNTNLLLLEESHLGYVVDPAGGSFYVERLTDDLADRSWQVFTEVEAAGGFTAAQHTIVEKLAASHEKVRADIASRRKQLTGINEFPNLGEKALPAELRVEPAGVRRWAAEFEALRNRSDAYLEEHGTRPIIGLVPIGPLAKHNIRTGFTTNLLASGGIEVLNPGQVAPGTEEFAAAAKASDIVVICGTDQEYAATGESVVKALRDAGAGEILLAGAPQTFAEAADQPDGYLNLKIDAAATLAELLTKLGA from the coding sequence GTGACTGATCGCCAGTCTGACGCGGCAACCACTTCTTTGCCTGCGGAATTCGCCGCCAATCAACAAGATTGGTATCGAGCCGTAGCCAAGGTGTTTGCGCGTGTGCAAAAGAAAGATATCGCTGACGTTCCCGCCGACGTGTGGACCAAGCTCATCCGCACCACTAACGATGGCATCGACGTCAACCCGCTGTACACCCGAGCGGATGAGGGCGCAGAAGTCGCCGCTCCGGGCGCTTTCCCTTTCGTCCGCGGCGGGGTTGCTCCCTCCGACGGCCGTATCGGCTGGGGGGTCACGGAAAGCTTCGACACCGCTGACGCTGCCGCTGCGAACAAAGAAATCCTAGCTGCGTTGAACAACGGTACCTCGCAGATCGTGCTTCGTGCTGAAGCTGATGTTGATCTAAAGGCCGTATTGAATAATGTCGTTCTCTCCGCAATGCCAGTTCGGCTTGCCGCTGGCGGTGCCACCGCTGCGGTAGCGGACCAGCTGCTTCAGCTCACCGAAGGTGAGTCTGGAATTCAGCTCGAACTTGGCGCAGCACCGCTGACCGCGCAGATTGATGGCTCCGCCTCCGCTTCACTCGCCGAGACCATCGCACTCGCCGAGGCGGCCGCACAGCGCCCAGGGGTCCGCGCCGTGCTTGTCGACGCCGTATCCTTCGCCAACCAAGGCGCTACGGATGCGGAAGAAATCGGTTTTGCCCTAGCCGCCGGTGTTGAGTACTTGCGCGAGCTCACTACAGCCGGTTTAAGCGTGGAACAGGCTCTCGGACAACTTTCCTTCCGTTTTGCCACCACTGACGATCAGTTCGGGCAAATCGCGAAGTTCCGCGCAGCCCGATCACTGTGGGCACGAGTCGCTGAAGAACTTGGTTTCCCCGAGGCTGGACTGGCACCACAGCATGCGCTCACCGCACCGGAGATGTTCTCGCAGCGCGATCCTTGGGTCAACATGCTGCGAGTAACCGTCGCCGCATTCGCGGCCGGTGTCGGCGGTGCCTCTGATGTGGAAGTTCTGCCGTTCGATTACGCAGTTGCTGGCGGAATGCCCGGAGTTTCCCGAGCCTTCGCCAAGCGCATCGCTCGCAACACCAACCTGCTGCTGCTAGAAGAGTCCCACTTGGGATATGTCGTAGACCCCGCAGGTGGTTCCTTCTATGTCGAACGACTCACCGATGATCTCGCAGACCGATCTTGGCAGGTATTTACCGAAGTGGAAGCTGCTGGCGGCTTCACCGCTGCGCAACACACGATCGTCGAAAAGCTCGCAGCATCGCATGAGAAGGTGCGTGCTGACATCGCCTCGCGACGCAAGCAGCTAACCGGCATCAATGAGTTCCCGAACCTGGGCGAGAAGGCTTTGCCGGCTGAGCTCCGCGTGGAACCAGCCGGCGTGCGTCGTTGGGCTGCGGAATTTGAGGCGCTACGCAACCGTTCGGACGCGTACCTTGAGGAGCACGGCACGCGCCCGATCATCGGATTGGTTCCGATCGGTCCGCTGGCCAAGCACAACATCCGTACTGGATTCACCACCAACCTCTTGGCCTCCGGCGGAATTGAAGTCCTCAACCCTGGACAAGTCGCTCCTGGCACCGAGGAATTTGCTGCAGCGGCCAAGGCCTCAGACATCGTCGTGATCTGTGGCACTGATCAGGAATACGCTGCGACGGGTGAAAGCGTGGTCAAGGCGCTTCGCGATGCCGGCGCTGGCGAAATTCTGCTCGCTGGAGCTCCACAGACCTTCGCGGAAGCCGCTGATCAACCAGACGGATACCTCAACCTCAAGATCGACGCAGCGGCCACTTTGGCTGAGCTGCTGACCAAGTTGGGAGCGTAA
- a CDS encoding cupin domain-containing protein, with amino-acid sequence MSDLMKDHGPHPYVLDIEKATLDNENFRDTLWTGKFLQMTVMNIPAGGEIGAEVHEDHDQFLRIEAGKGHVMIGDSADKLDIDRVVEDDWAIFVPAGKWHNVVNEGDEPLKVYSIYAAPDHVAGTIHKTKEDADNDPNEQH; translated from the coding sequence ATGTCTGATCTTATGAAGGACCACGGCCCGCACCCATACGTACTGGATATTGAGAAGGCCACCCTGGACAACGAGAACTTCCGCGACACGTTGTGGACCGGAAAATTCCTCCAAATGACCGTGATGAATATCCCGGCTGGTGGCGAAATCGGCGCAGAGGTGCACGAGGATCACGACCAGTTCCTTCGCATCGAGGCTGGTAAAGGCCACGTCATGATTGGCGATTCCGCAGACAAGCTGGACATCGATCGAGTTGTTGAGGACGATTGGGCGATTTTCGTCCCCGCCGGTAAGTGGCATAACGTGGTCAACGAAGGCGACGAACCACTCAAGGTTTACTCGATTTACGCAGCTCCTGACCACGTTGCGGGCACGATCCACAAGACTAAAGAAGACGCCGACAACGACCCGAACGAGCAACACTAG
- a CDS encoding ABC transporter transmembrane domain-containing protein, translating into MTDFSLEPTPTARWWERPWPRMKTWSWFVPVEPGVEKPFSVPAPGSKSRFIVWRALRTHALAAGIVVGAMVLSAIAGVVLSTTVGNATDRVFGNGLLSDAIAPLVTVAVCTILVFLLDSTADSLTDLGVVRTVHSIRMRLTDSLLHRPEIQRSPGELMNTIDEDSDQLGQVKQVLNFPLVMLAYLVSTAVSFYQFSWVIGTATLLGGVATAIVSFFTGKAISKISATRRAAESTSISLATDFAQGARVLKGLGATDLAEQRFATAANTALDAMLTDAKVSAVTTFIRQSIPLVTIAGIMSLAAWQTTSGELAPGHFVSVALLLPPALTVTGYALGFFTEYWARANASGKRVQDLDNELNTSAERVSNQETCAENSAKPGLHVWAAQSSKAWAIAQQYSRQQWPEAAFPPHYPAIFEGSLLDNIDPLRRLSPNQHREVLAAACCDDVVDRLGGYGPDGQLPLLPLGESGLNLSGGQRQRVCIARALANAGEVLVLDDPSTGLDAVTAAAVARGVHDYRGHRTTIVISSSRAWRAVADHFITDEELRKYAF; encoded by the coding sequence ATGACTGATTTTTCTCTCGAGCCAACTCCCACAGCACGGTGGTGGGAACGGCCGTGGCCGCGAATGAAAACCTGGTCATGGTTTGTCCCGGTGGAGCCGGGCGTAGAGAAGCCTTTTTCTGTGCCAGCGCCTGGATCCAAGTCGCGGTTCATCGTGTGGCGGGCGCTTCGTACTCATGCGCTGGCTGCGGGGATCGTCGTCGGAGCGATGGTGCTTTCGGCGATCGCGGGTGTGGTGCTGTCCACCACTGTTGGTAACGCCACCGATCGAGTGTTCGGCAACGGATTGCTTTCAGATGCGATCGCTCCGCTAGTTACTGTCGCTGTCTGTACGATCCTAGTCTTCTTGCTTGACTCCACCGCTGATTCCCTCACCGACCTTGGTGTTGTGCGCACCGTGCATAGTATTCGGATGCGGCTGACGGATTCGTTGTTGCATCGGCCCGAAATACAGCGTTCGCCAGGCGAGTTAATGAATACCATCGACGAGGATTCTGATCAGCTCGGGCAAGTAAAACAAGTGTTGAATTTCCCACTGGTCATGCTCGCGTACCTGGTTTCTACGGCCGTGTCTTTCTACCAGTTCAGCTGGGTTATCGGCACCGCCACTCTGCTGGGAGGGGTAGCGACCGCAATCGTTTCCTTCTTCACGGGTAAGGCTATCTCAAAGATTTCCGCTACTCGTCGCGCCGCGGAATCAACATCGATTTCTCTGGCTACGGACTTCGCTCAAGGTGCCCGGGTACTCAAGGGGCTTGGCGCCACTGATCTCGCCGAGCAACGCTTCGCTACGGCAGCCAACACGGCCCTCGATGCGATGCTTACCGACGCCAAAGTCTCTGCCGTCACCACTTTCATCCGACAGTCCATACCTTTGGTGACCATCGCCGGCATCATGTCCTTAGCTGCTTGGCAAACAACCAGCGGCGAGCTGGCCCCAGGTCACTTCGTGTCTGTCGCGCTGCTGCTACCACCTGCACTCACCGTGACGGGCTATGCCCTCGGGTTCTTTACGGAGTATTGGGCTCGCGCCAACGCCTCGGGCAAACGCGTCCAAGACCTCGACAACGAACTCAACACGAGTGCAGAACGTGTGAGCAATCAAGAAACATGTGCTGAAAACTCAGCAAAACCCGGGTTGCATGTCTGGGCAGCGCAGAGTTCGAAGGCCTGGGCTATCGCCCAGCAATACAGCCGGCAACAGTGGCCGGAGGCGGCGTTTCCGCCACACTATCCGGCAATTTTTGAAGGAAGTTTGTTGGACAACATTGACCCGTTGCGCAGGCTCAGCCCAAACCAGCACCGAGAAGTGCTGGCGGCAGCGTGCTGTGATGATGTCGTCGATAGGCTGGGCGGTTACGGCCCGGATGGTCAGCTTCCGCTGTTGCCACTGGGTGAATCGGGATTGAATCTCTCCGGCGGGCAGCGACAGCGAGTGTGTATCGCCCGAGCGCTGGCTAATGCAGGGGAGGTGCTGGTACTCGATGATCCTTCGACCGGCCTCGACGCGGTGACTGCCGCTGCTGTTGCTCGAGGTGTCCACGACTACCGAGGCCATCGCACCACGATCGTCATTTCGTCTTCCCGCGCCTGGCGCGCCGTCGCCGATCACTTCATCACCGATGAGGAGTTGCGTAAATATGCGTTCTGA